In Phaseolus vulgaris cultivar G19833 chromosome 7, P. vulgaris v2.0, whole genome shotgun sequence, the genomic stretch gaataataaaCGAGAAATATATAAGATTCATATCGAGTTGAATTTACTACTTTGGTATTAATACGTTATTGTATAAACTAATGCCATTTTATGTTTTAGTCAATtatagaatatattttattatatttattgtaacttggaaataaaaacttatatgaATACGTcttaataaaacaattaattatttaagtaCAAAAgataataatcaattattaaaaataattgttttatggAATAATTAAATGAGTATATCAATAAGTAAAGGTTTGTGTATAAAAAATAcgtattaaataaattgaagtTCGATTTAATGTATTAAAGcaaatacaattatttttaactattgTTTTCACAACTATCAGAtaacattataataatttttcagaTACAAAGCATTTCATACTTGATAGGGGTGACTGACATGCCAGTCCTTTATTAACCACTCCAACAACATTCACattgtttatttctttttatatccCAAAGTGTCAAATTACATAAGATGTTACATTTTTTGTTTCAAAGATCACTTTCTTAGGAAGATGCCAAGATCTTTTCTCTAATAGCCTTAACAAAAGCTGCCATTTTGTCATGGTCTGGGAGGTTATCTTTAATAATGGGAACATTCTTGAAATTATTATACCATGAACACAGGTGAGGGAATTTCTCATCTTCAAGGACCTTCACTTGAATTATATCTTCTACAACctcaaaaaatttaaagatgGACCCAAAAGCTATGTCCACAATGTTGAGAATGTCGCCTCCAAATATTTTCTTCTGATCATCAAAACACTGATTCTCAACAACCGCGAGATGCTTCCTTACATTCTCTACACTCTTttctcgttcttcatcagtATTGCTACGGAAGAATGGCACAACTGCAGAAACCTTCAAAAGTTGATCCGATACACGTGTTAATTATTGCTAAATTTAAGAATACCAATAAGATGAAAAAGTAGAAATTTATAGTACAGAATGAAAGAAGTACCAGATCATCAGTATAATTAACCCAAAAGCGTGCCAAAGCTCTGTGGTAGGGATCAGCAGGAAGAAGTGAGTTATGTGGCCAGATCTGATCTATGTATTCAACAATAAGCATGGACTCACATAAAGGTTTTCCATTATGAACTAGCACTGGAGTTTTCTTGTAGACTGGGTTGTATTCAAGAAGTTTAACACTCTTGTTGTAGCGATCTTCCTCTATATTTTCATATGCTATATCCTTTAACTTCAAGGTCCATACCACCCTCAAAGTAAAGGGACTGTACCAAAATCCATGAAGCTTCACCTCTCCCATCTTACCTTATTTTTTCCAAATCCAACACTATCCTATTTATATGCCTCATCCATGGCCTTCATAACtttcacaaataaaataaattattaatttctaattaaaaaagtattaaattttttaaatctacTGGAATCCGTGTAGTAGTAGGAGACTTACATAAGGCTTCATTCTTAgttaaaacattattattatcatcataaTATCCTGAAAAAATTCTAGGGGTGTGTCGTAATGGC encodes the following:
- the LOC137828414 gene encoding probable glutathione S-transferase; the encoded protein is MGEVKLHGFWYSPFTLRVVWTLKLKDIAYENIEEDRYNKSVKLLEYNPVYKKTPVLVHNGKPLCESMLIVEYIDQIWPHNSLLPADPYHRALARFWVNYTDDLVSAVVPFFRSNTDEEREKSVENVRKHLAVVENQCFDDQKKIFGGDILNIVDIAFGSIFKFFEVVEDIIQVKVLEDEKFPHLCSWYNNFKNVPIIKDNLPDHDKMAAFVKAIREKILASS